The following are encoded together in the Bacteroidales bacterium MB20-C3-3 genome:
- a CDS encoding polyprenyl synthetase family protein has translation MDINKIKEDIGEEWGEFERVLKETLVSSSDLLNTINSYLVENNGKQVRPLLSILAARALGKPYRLTISCAVVSEMIHTATLLHDDVADDSKYRRGTETVQSRFNPAASVLTGDYWLAKALSLIVNDKDMGVMSYFTKAVQELAEGEIFQMQKASSLDTTEEDYYKIIGQKTSSLFVAAVESAVFTMNPGKEVVDSMGRFAYHLGLAFQIKDDIFDYAPQMDTGKPAGGDIMEKKLTLPLIAALKRAESSDREEMLKAVKDAYPEDNTLALKAYKLVEKYEGKIIAQRALEEHCSIAIESLDVLPDNIYKSHLISLTKYMGSRER, from the coding sequence ATGGACATAAATAAAATTAAAGAGGATATCGGTGAAGAGTGGGGAGAATTCGAAAGAGTTCTCAAAGAGACACTTGTCAGCAGCTCTGATCTCCTTAATACCATTAACTCTTACTTAGTTGAGAATAACGGGAAACAGGTAAGGCCTCTTCTCTCAATTCTTGCAGCCAGGGCACTTGGTAAACCATACAGACTTACTATTTCATGTGCTGTTGTCTCTGAAATGATTCATACAGCAACTCTTCTTCATGACGATGTGGCAGACGACTCTAAATACAGAAGGGGGACTGAAACAGTACAATCCAGATTTAATCCGGCAGCATCTGTACTTACAGGTGATTATTGGCTGGCAAAGGCACTCTCCCTTATTGTAAATGACAAGGATATGGGTGTAATGAGCTATTTTACCAAGGCTGTTCAGGAGCTGGCTGAGGGTGAGATATTTCAGATGCAGAAGGCCTCTTCACTGGATACTACTGAGGAGGATTACTACAAAATTATTGGTCAGAAGACATCAAGTCTGTTCGTAGCAGCTGTGGAGAGTGCCGTCTTTACAATGAATCCCGGAAAAGAGGTGGTGGATAGTATGGGCAGGTTTGCATATCATCTGGGGCTCGCTTTCCAGATTAAGGATGATATTTTTGACTATGCACCTCAGATGGACACAGGGAAACCAGCAGGTGGTGATATAATGGAAAAAAAGTTAACTCTTCCGCTCATAGCAGCGCTTAAAAGGGCTGAGTCCTCTGATCGGGAGGAGATGTTAAAAGCGGTAAAGGATGCTTATCCGGAGGATAATACTCTTGCTCTGAAAGCTTATAAATTAGTTGAAAAATACGAAGGGAAAATTATTGCTCAGAGAGCTCTTGAGGAGCATTGTTCAATAGCAATAGAGTCTCTGGATGTTCTTCCGGACAATATTTACAAATCACATTTGATCTCTTTGACAAAGTATATGGGAAGCAGAGAGAGGTAG
- a CDS encoding TIGR00730 family Rossman fold protein produces the protein MGKRICVYCSSSNVLDKKYLEAANTFAEAASGRNWTIVCGGSRRGLMGIIIDRMLDLGGDIEGVMPSFMKEIELEHRSLQNLILVDSMARRKELLRENTHAVVALPGGIGTIEEFIETYTLKRLGIYEGCVAILNLDGFFDPMLKMFEHLVNEKMLNSNWSDSLIIAQSTEELVELLECAVPQRMHPAHYAPA, from the coding sequence ATGGGAAAGAGAATCTGCGTCTACTGTTCTTCCAGCAATGTGCTGGACAAAAAATATCTGGAGGCCGCCAACACCTTTGCTGAGGCGGCTTCCGGCCGTAATTGGACCATTGTATGCGGTGGGAGTCGCAGAGGTCTTATGGGAATTATTATTGACAGGATGCTTGATCTCGGTGGTGATATTGAGGGTGTAATGCCCTCTTTTATGAAGGAGATTGAACTGGAGCACCGCTCTCTGCAAAACCTTATTTTAGTAGATTCAATGGCCAGGCGTAAGGAGCTCTTAAGAGAAAATACTCATGCTGTGGTTGCTCTTCCCGGAGGAATAGGGACCATTGAGGAGTTTATCGAGACCTACACTCTAAAGAGGCTGGGTATTTACGAGGGGTGTGTTGCAATTCTGAATCTTGACGGATTTTTTGATCCAATGCTAAAGATGTTTGAACATCTTGTGAATGAGAAAATGCTTAACAGTAACTGGAGTGACTCACTAATAATAGCTCAAAGTACAGAAGAGCTGGTTGAATTGCTTGAATGTGCTGTTCCTCAGAGAATGCATCCTGCTCATTATGCTCCTGCCTAA
- a CDS encoding porin family protein, whose translation MKKFITLALALIMTASFAGAQSRFGIKAGLNFNTLEDVTQSGSVDNAWKSQTGYHFGIAWQIKVPLLGIALQPELLYSKVKTHIADIPAEGRFSPSSYYVSSQYPQVIIDDTFNPAEIELDYLTLPINIQLGIDMLLFRPFVFVSPYVSFALQKGADLEDQEWDNINRFNYGVGAGVGLDIWKLQIVGKYNWGLGRLESATNTTWAQKYENAKLQGFQLSVALMF comes from the coding sequence ATGAAAAAGTTTATAACCCTTGCATTGGCGCTTATTATGACAGCATCCTTTGCCGGGGCGCAGTCAAGATTTGGTATTAAGGCGGGACTGAATTTTAACACTCTTGAAGATGTTACTCAGAGCGGTTCTGTTGATAATGCCTGGAAAAGCCAGACAGGTTATCATTTTGGTATAGCCTGGCAAATAAAGGTTCCGCTACTGGGCATTGCTCTTCAGCCTGAGCTTCTCTACTCAAAGGTAAAGACGCATATTGCTGACATCCCTGCAGAGGGTCGGTTTTCCCCATCTTCCTATTATGTGTCATCCCAATACCCTCAAGTTATTATTGACGACACATTCAATCCGGCAGAAATTGAGCTTGACTATCTGACTCTTCCAATAAACATCCAGCTGGGGATAGATATGCTACTATTCAGACCATTTGTTTTTGTAAGTCCATATGTATCTTTTGCTCTCCAGAAGGGTGCAGACCTGGAGGATCAGGAATGGGATAACATTAACAGATTTAACTACGGAGTTGGTGCAGGTGTTGGTCTTGATATATGGAAACTGCAGATTGTAGGGAAATACAACTGGGGTCTTGGCAGGTTGGAGTCGGCAACAAATACAACATGGGCTCAAAAATACGAAAATGCTAAACTTCAGGGGTTTCAGCTCTCGGTTGCTCTTATGTTTTAA
- the trxA gene encoding thioredoxin, giving the protein MAIAVNDSNFNEIVIKSDKPVLVDFWAPWCGPCRVIAPIVEELAAEYEGKAVIAKCDVDNSSEVPVKFGIRNIPTLLFFKNGEVVDKIVGSTSKANIIAKINSLI; this is encoded by the coding sequence ATGGCAATAGCAGTTAACGATTCGAATTTCAATGAGATAGTGATCAAATCAGATAAACCTGTACTTGTGGATTTCTGGGCTCCATGGTGTGGACCGTGCAGAGTCATAGCTCCAATAGTTGAGGAGCTTGCTGCTGAGTACGAGGGCAAAGCTGTGATTGCAAAATGCGATGTTGATAATAGTTCGGAGGTACCTGTTAAGTTTGGAATCCGTAATATTCCTACTCTTCTCTTCTTTAAGAATGGTGAGGTTGTGGATAAGATTGTCGGATCTACTTCCAAAGCTAATATTATAGCTAAGATCAATTCTCTTATTTAA
- a CDS encoding L-serine ammonia-lyase, with the protein MESIKEIFKTGRGPSSSHTMAPARAAGIFLKRQEAASSFIVTLYGSLAATGVGHMTDVALLDVLGRERTKIEFRPDIFLPEHPNGLKFEAFDPLGKKMGEWITFSIGGGDLSDTGTREVKDMIYPHSKMSEILEWCQDNGMTFWEYVQMYEGGDIWDFLADAWEVMQDAVERGLETEGVLPGGLKLQRKAASFYIKAKGYQGSMQRRSMTFAFALAVSEENASGGLVVTAPTCGSSGVIPALLYLNKQFYDFSDKRIIRGLATAGLIGNIIKTNASISGAEVGCQGEVGSACAMAAAAGVQLFGGTPAQIEYAASIGIEHFLGLTCDPVCGLVQVPCIERNAFGATRAVDANMYALLSDGKHLVSFDTVVEAMKRTGHDLPRLYKETAEGGLAGLMGKV; encoded by the coding sequence ATGGAAAGTATTAAAGAGATTTTTAAAACAGGCCGGGGACCGTCAAGCAGCCATACAATGGCTCCTGCCCGCGCCGCCGGAATATTTTTGAAGAGGCAGGAGGCTGCCTCTTCTTTTATTGTAACACTTTATGGCTCACTTGCAGCTACAGGGGTGGGGCACATGACTGATGTTGCACTGCTTGATGTGCTGGGAAGAGAGAGGACTAAGATTGAGTTCCGCCCTGATATTTTTTTACCGGAACACCCTAACGGGCTCAAATTTGAAGCATTTGACCCTCTTGGGAAAAAGATGGGTGAATGGATAACATTCAGTATTGGTGGCGGAGACCTGAGCGATACCGGCACCAGGGAGGTGAAAGATATGATCTATCCCCACTCAAAAATGTCAGAGATTCTAGAGTGGTGTCAGGATAATGGGATGACCTTCTGGGAATATGTTCAGATGTATGAAGGAGGCGATATCTGGGATTTCCTTGCAGATGCCTGGGAAGTTATGCAGGATGCCGTTGAGAGGGGGCTTGAGACCGAGGGGGTTCTTCCGGGAGGTCTTAAACTCCAGAGGAAGGCTGCCTCTTTTTACATAAAAGCAAAGGGTTATCAGGGCTCTATGCAGAGAAGGAGTATGACTTTTGCATTTGCTCTTGCTGTCTCTGAAGAGAACGCCTCGGGAGGGCTGGTTGTCACGGCTCCCACTTGTGGCTCATCCGGAGTAATACCTGCTCTTCTATACCTCAACAAGCAGTTCTATGATTTTTCTGATAAAAGAATAATAAGGGGTTTGGCTACAGCCGGACTAATCGGCAACATAATAAAGACAAATGCATCAATCTCCGGTGCCGAGGTTGGATGCCAGGGAGAGGTTGGATCTGCCTGTGCTATGGCGGCAGCGGCCGGTGTGCAGCTATTTGGAGGGACTCCGGCTCAGATAGAGTACGCCGCTTCAATAGGAATAGAGCATTTTCTCGGCCTCACCTGTGACCCTGTTTGCGGACTTGTGCAGGTTCCATGTATTGAGAGAAATGCCTTTGGTGCGACAAGAGCAGTAGATGCGAATATGTACGCTTTGCTCTCAGACGGCAAACACCTTGTCTCATTTGACACTGTGGTAGAGGCAATGAAGAGAACGGGACACGATTTGCCTCGTCTATACAAGGAGACTGCAGAAGGAGGATTGGCCGGATTGATGGGAAAGGTTTAG
- a CDS encoding PG0541 family transporter-associated protein yields the protein MKAVMIIYNQAHNSLVQAALDKCTVRGFTKWPEVQGRGSQKGEPHYGTHAWPSMNMATLAVVEPEKLSILLAELKAINDSAEKQGLRAFVWEAESAI from the coding sequence ATGAAAGCAGTGATGATCATATATAATCAGGCCCACAACTCACTTGTTCAGGCAGCACTTGATAAGTGTACTGTAAGGGGGTTTACAAAGTGGCCGGAGGTTCAGGGCAGAGGAAGTCAAAAAGGTGAACCGCACTATGGTACGCACGCATGGCCCTCAATGAACATGGCAACCCTTGCGGTTGTTGAACCGGAAAAATTGTCTATATTGCTTGCCGAATTAAAGGCAATAAATGATTCTGCAGAGAAGCAGGGGCTAAGAGCCTTTGTATGGGAAGCGGAATCGGCAATATAG
- a CDS encoding efflux RND transporter permease subunit, whose protein sequence is MKIYESAVKKPVTTALIFVALVVLGLFSFSRLSVDLYPEIELNAVTVMTTYSGASTMDIEQNVTKRLETSLSTVSDLKRINSTSKDNVSLITIEFEYGTNMDEAVNDVRSILDMQRNFLPEECDNPVVFKFSSDMMPIMFISANSDVSSKGLYKILEEKVANPINRIDGVASTSISGAPQREIQISTDPNKMQAYGITVEQVANLIAMENRNIPGGTIDVGTDTYSLRVDGEFRESDEIKNLIAGSYLGRSIYVRDIAVVKDTLKERSTEVYTNGERGATLVVQKQSGANVVEIADKILKELPMIQNSLPPDVKLEVILDTSEFIKDSIGSLTETVLLAGLFVMIVVLLFLGRWRATFIIILTIPVSLIAAFIYLMITGNTLNIISLSSLSIAIGMVVDDAIVVLENITTHIERGSKPKDAAIYATNEVAVAVIASTLTIISVFFPLTMVSGLAGIMFKQLGWIVTIIITVSTVAALTLTPMLSSMMLKQDPKRSKWFMFFYSPIEKGLDGLDNWYERLLRTAVNYRYVVIAISAAIFITSLMLLSKVGTDFFPESDNSQIAITVELPVGSRVEQARKLNEYLYEKWNEKYPEIEILQASLGQSDGSNVFMSMRSSGTHLVSFTARLCDPKERERDMFEIGDEMRKDLQELPELYRYTVTPGGGGGMGMGSGGTTLELDVLGYDLENSEIVAGQISEIMKNTEGLRDVKLSREDYMPQFQVMFDRNKLAMNGLNMTMAATVVRNRINGVTASYFREDGEEYDIVVKNDAKFRTTIDDINNILLYNSQGKAVRLSEVGTVIESFAPPSIEHLDRERVIKVTGTIFKRSLGDVAEDVNKEVAKIKMPQGIAVELAGSIEEQQESFGDMFTLLALVVLLTYIVMAAQFESFRDPFIIMFSLPFAFSGVFVALWLTGTTLSLIALIGAVMLVGIVVKNGIVLIDYINLNKERGASVKRAVISGGKSRLRPVLMTTLTTILGMFPMAMGIGEGSEIWQPMGIAIIGGLTLSTILTLIVIPSIYTAFHAGDIKRGRKRWAKQLKTLKTA, encoded by the coding sequence ATGAAAATATACGAAAGTGCAGTAAAGAAACCGGTTACTACGGCCCTCATATTCGTGGCTCTGGTAGTTCTGGGACTTTTCTCATTCTCCAGACTTTCTGTTGACTTATATCCTGAAATTGAGCTCAATGCCGTAACGGTGATGACAACCTATTCCGGTGCAAGTACAATGGATATTGAGCAGAATGTAACAAAACGACTGGAGACATCTTTAAGTACAGTAAGCGACCTAAAGAGAATCAACTCCACTTCAAAGGATAATGTCTCTCTTATTACCATTGAGTTTGAGTACGGGACAAATATGGATGAGGCTGTAAATGATGTACGGTCAATTCTGGATATGCAGAGAAACTTTCTGCCGGAGGAGTGTGATAACCCTGTTGTCTTTAAGTTCAGTTCCGACATGATGCCAATCATGTTCATCTCCGCAAACTCAGATGTGAGTTCGAAAGGGCTCTATAAAATTCTTGAAGAGAAGGTCGCTAATCCTATTAACAGAATTGACGGGGTTGCATCCACTTCAATTTCCGGTGCACCTCAGAGAGAGATTCAAATCTCTACTGACCCGAATAAAATGCAGGCCTATGGTATTACTGTTGAGCAAGTTGCAAATCTTATTGCAATGGAAAATCGTAATATCCCGGGTGGTACAATTGATGTAGGGACAGATACCTATTCACTAAGGGTAGATGGTGAATTCAGAGAGAGTGACGAGATAAAAAACCTAATTGCAGGCAGCTACCTGGGAAGAAGTATCTATGTCAGGGATATTGCTGTTGTAAAAGATACACTTAAAGAGCGCTCAACAGAGGTATATACTAACGGAGAGAGGGGTGCAACACTTGTTGTACAGAAGCAATCCGGTGCTAATGTGGTTGAAATTGCAGACAAAATCCTTAAGGAGTTGCCTATGATACAAAATTCACTGCCGCCTGATGTTAAACTTGAGGTTATTCTGGATACTTCTGAATTTATAAAGGATAGTATTGGATCTCTTACTGAGACAGTTCTTCTTGCAGGTCTCTTTGTAATGATTGTCGTTCTCTTATTCCTTGGAAGATGGCGTGCCACTTTTATAATTATTCTGACTATTCCGGTATCGTTAATAGCTGCTTTTATATATTTGATGATTACCGGAAACACTCTCAACATTATATCACTAAGTTCTTTGTCCATTGCAATTGGTATGGTTGTGGACGATGCTATAGTAGTGCTTGAGAATATCACAACTCATATTGAAAGGGGCAGTAAACCAAAAGATGCTGCAATTTATGCAACAAATGAGGTGGCTGTGGCTGTAATTGCCTCAACATTAACGATAATATCTGTTTTCTTCCCTCTCACAATGGTGTCAGGACTTGCAGGGATTATGTTTAAGCAGCTTGGATGGATTGTAACAATCATAATTACTGTGTCAACAGTTGCTGCGCTAACCCTTACGCCAATGCTCTCTTCAATGATGCTCAAGCAGGATCCAAAGAGGTCAAAATGGTTTATGTTCTTCTACTCTCCAATTGAAAAGGGTCTTGATGGACTAGATAACTGGTACGAGAGACTTTTAAGAACTGCAGTAAATTACAGATATGTTGTAATTGCTATATCGGCTGCAATTTTTATAACCAGCCTTATGTTGCTTTCAAAGGTGGGTACAGACTTTTTCCCTGAATCTGATAACTCTCAGATAGCAATTACGGTTGAGTTGCCTGTGGGCTCAAGGGTGGAGCAGGCCAGGAAACTTAATGAATATCTTTATGAGAAGTGGAATGAGAAATATCCTGAGATAGAGATTTTACAAGCATCTCTGGGTCAGTCAGACGGATCAAATGTATTTATGTCAATGAGAAGCTCCGGAACTCACCTGGTTTCGTTTACAGCCAGACTGTGTGATCCTAAGGAGAGAGAGAGGGATATGTTTGAGATTGGAGATGAGATGAGAAAAGATCTTCAGGAGTTGCCTGAACTTTACAGATATACTGTTACTCCCGGTGGCGGAGGAGGAATGGGAATGGGATCAGGTGGAACAACTCTGGAGCTGGATGTGCTTGGATATGACCTTGAGAACTCCGAAATTGTTGCAGGCCAGATCTCCGAAATTATGAAAAACACAGAGGGTCTGAGAGATGTTAAACTGAGCAGGGAGGATTATATGCCACAGTTCCAGGTGATGTTTGACAGGAACAAACTTGCAATGAACGGCCTTAATATGACCATGGCTGCTACGGTTGTAAGAAACAGAATAAATGGTGTTACAGCCTCCTACTTCCGTGAAGATGGAGAGGAGTATGATATAGTTGTTAAAAATGATGCTAAGTTTAGAACAACTATTGATGACATAAATAATATTCTTCTTTATAACTCACAAGGGAAGGCTGTAAGACTCAGCGAAGTGGGAACTGTTATTGAAAGTTTTGCGCCACCTTCAATTGAGCACCTTGACAGAGAGAGGGTTATTAAGGTAACCGGAACTATATTCAAGAGATCTTTGGGGGATGTAGCAGAAGATGTAAACAAAGAGGTGGCTAAAATTAAGATGCCTCAGGGAATTGCTGTTGAGCTGGCCGGATCTATTGAAGAGCAGCAGGAGTCATTTGGTGATATGTTTACCCTCCTTGCGCTGGTTGTTCTTCTAACATATATTGTTATGGCTGCCCAGTTTGAGTCATTCAGAGATCCTTTCATAATTATGTTCTCGCTGCCATTTGCTTTTAGCGGTGTGTTTGTCGCCCTGTGGTTAACCGGTACAACATTAAGCCTTATTGCTCTTATTGGAGCTGTAATGCTGGTGGGTATTGTGGTGAAGAACGGTATTGTGCTGATTGACTATATTAATCTTAATAAAGAGAGAGGGGCTTCTGTAAAGAGAGCCGTTATATCCGGAGGTAAATCTCGCCTCCGTCCTGTTTTGATGACTACTTTAACCACTATTCTCGGTATGTTCCCAATGGCTATGGGTATTGGTGAAGGTTCTGAAATATGGCAGCCAATGGGTATTGCAATTATTGGAGGTCTCACCCTCTCAACTATCCTTACCCTGATTGTTATTCCGTCAATTTATACAGCTTTCCATGCAGGAGATATAAAGAGGGGAAGAAAGAGATGGGCAAAACAATTAAAAACTCTTAAAACAGCATAA
- a CDS encoding efflux RND transporter periplasmic adaptor subunit — protein sequence MKKATFLIAIGLVLFSACNSSNNVVVEDKELPVVKVVDAKEEMVNQIAEYTGNIEPFVKNNISSSAAQRIDKIFVEVGSYVKKGQLLVQMENLNYANARIQLENLKTDLARTEALYNAGGISQQQFEQLRTQVRVSEESIANLDKNTKLVSPVNGVVTARNFDSGDLAVGQPILTVMQLQPVKIMVAVSEEFYPVVKNGTPVEITLDVYDGKKYQGKVSLVYPTIDPMTRTFQVQVSIANQSMEIRPGMFARAKVELGAKKRVVVPDKAVIKQQGTNDKYVYVLDGDIVKYTKIELGRRIGTNYEIISGLKAGQKVVVAGINNLVDDTKVKVTEGGLDLSF from the coding sequence ATGAAGAAAGCTACATTTTTGATTGCAATTGGGCTTGTACTGTTCAGTGCTTGCAACTCCTCAAACAATGTTGTTGTTGAGGACAAAGAACTGCCGGTTGTAAAGGTGGTTGATGCAAAAGAGGAGATGGTAAATCAGATAGCTGAGTATACCGGTAATATTGAACCTTTTGTAAAGAATAATATTTCCAGCTCTGCTGCTCAGCGCATAGACAAGATATTTGTTGAGGTTGGATCTTATGTAAAGAAGGGCCAGCTACTTGTTCAAATGGAGAATCTAAATTATGCCAATGCAAGGATTCAACTTGAAAATTTGAAAACAGACCTTGCAAGGACTGAAGCTCTCTATAATGCAGGGGGGATCTCTCAGCAGCAGTTTGAGCAACTAAGGACCCAGGTTAGGGTTTCAGAAGAGAGTATTGCTAACCTTGATAAAAATACAAAACTTGTATCACCGGTAAATGGTGTTGTAACAGCAAGAAATTTTGACAGCGGGGATCTTGCAGTGGGACAACCAATATTAACAGTAATGCAATTGCAGCCGGTTAAGATAATGGTTGCTGTATCAGAGGAGTTCTATCCTGTTGTTAAAAATGGGACACCAGTAGAGATAACACTTGATGTCTACGACGGAAAAAAATATCAGGGCAAGGTAAGTCTGGTTTATCCTACAATAGATCCTATGACAAGGACTTTTCAGGTTCAGGTGAGCATAGCAAACCAAAGTATGGAAATTCGTCCTGGCATGTTTGCCAGGGCTAAAGTTGAGTTAGGGGCAAAGAAAAGAGTGGTTGTCCCTGACAAGGCTGTAATCAAACAGCAGGGGACTAATGACAAATATGTATATGTTCTTGACGGAGATATTGTCAAGTACACAAAAATTGAGTTGGGGAGAAGAATAGGAACAAATTATGAGATTATATCAGGCCTAAAAGCTGGTCAAAAGGTTGTTGTTGCAGGAATTAATAACCTGGTTGACGACACAAAAGTTAAAGTAACAGAGGGTGGATTAGACCTCTCATTTTAA
- a CDS encoding TolC family protein, protein MKVLAVIFMLLSATAINAAGPADTLRLTVEEALEIALSENLNIKIAGAELERVDYLRQENWYALLPSVNASGQYSNNIMKPVFFSDFFPGGKMEVGSKHSYSLAGAAQLPIFSMALYKNIQMTELEIKAALESARTTKLDLIQQVKNGFYGVVMMEESLVVLEQSYKNAMESAENIRKMYEQGLASEYDKIRSEVAARNISPALTQARNGLELAKLQLKILLSLPLTQEIEVNGDFEHFSGLMVSYSAGILNLEENSNLKTLDIQLEKLNKSYELIRSQRLPVLAGFANYQMQMQNDKFNFDKPWANSFAVGLSLQVPIFNKLSISLKEKQTMVGIRKLEYQRRLLKESLTLSALNSVNEMKRAGAQLKSDKEAVDQAKKGYEISKVRYTTGAGTVLEMNDSEVALTRSRLNYTQTLYDFIKAKNEYEKVIGKENIEK, encoded by the coding sequence ATGAAAGTTTTAGCAGTTATTTTTATGTTACTGTCAGCTACGGCTATTAACGCCGCTGGCCCTGCCGACACTCTCAGGTTGACGGTTGAGGAGGCACTTGAAATTGCCCTGAGTGAAAACCTGAATATTAAGATTGCAGGAGCAGAACTGGAGAGGGTTGATTACCTCAGGCAGGAGAACTGGTATGCTCTTTTGCCATCAGTCAATGCATCCGGTCAATACTCAAACAATATTATGAAACCTGTTTTCTTCTCGGATTTTTTCCCGGGTGGTAAAATGGAGGTTGGATCAAAGCATAGCTACTCTCTTGCAGGAGCTGCTCAGTTGCCAATTTTTTCCATGGCATTGTATAAGAATATTCAGATGACTGAACTTGAGATAAAGGCTGCACTTGAATCTGCCAGAACGACAAAGCTGGATTTGATTCAGCAGGTCAAAAACGGCTTTTACGGAGTGGTAATGATGGAGGAGTCGCTGGTAGTTCTGGAGCAGAGTTATAAAAACGCAATGGAGAGTGCTGAAAATATTAGAAAGATGTATGAGCAGGGACTTGCAAGCGAATATGATAAAATTAGATCTGAGGTTGCCGCAAGAAATATATCTCCGGCTCTGACACAGGCCAGAAACGGACTTGAACTGGCAAAACTCCAGCTAAAAATTCTTCTCTCTTTACCCCTTACACAGGAGATAGAAGTTAACGGGGATTTTGAACACTTCTCAGGATTGATGGTAAGTTACTCAGCCGGGATTTTGAATCTTGAAGAGAATAGTAATCTGAAAACTCTGGATATCCAGCTTGAAAAACTAAATAAGAGCTATGAACTTATAAGATCTCAGCGTCTGCCAGTACTTGCCGGATTTGCAAATTACCAGATGCAGATGCAAAATGATAAATTCAACTTTGATAAACCGTGGGCTAACTCCTTTGCTGTAGGTCTTTCACTGCAGGTACCCATTTTCAATAAACTTTCAATATCACTGAAAGAGAAGCAGACAATGGTGGGGATAAGAAAACTTGAATATCAGAGAAGATTACTTAAAGAGTCTCTGACACTCTCCGCGCTAAACTCTGTTAACGAGATGAAGAGGGCCGGGGCACAGCTTAAATCAGACAAAGAGGCTGTAGATCAGGCTAAGAAGGGATATGAAATATCAAAAGTCAGATACACTACCGGAGCGGGGACAGTTCTTGAGATGAATGATTCAGAAGTGGCACTTACAAGGTCACGGTTAAATTACACGCAGACTCTTTATGATTTTATAAAGGCTAAAAATGAGTACGAAAAGGTCATTGGAAAGGAAAATATTGAAAAATAA
- a CDS encoding TetR/AcrR family transcriptional regulator yields the protein MELRERIIEVSSELFMSNGCKSVTMDEVAAANGISKRTLYEHFKDKTNLLEECLLMMEEKMKEVGEKAFSGSRSILELVCIEHESQTDIMINMRIRFFDELKKYYPELYNKMYVRFTDYHKITTTKFLERGQEEGIFLKNIDMELVGKMVFQIASMIQDSEIFSLANHSRKQLFRESMVMYFRGISTEEGIKMIDKYLNIKE from the coding sequence ATGGAGTTAAGGGAGAGAATTATAGAGGTTTCATCTGAACTGTTCATGAGTAACGGATGTAAAAGCGTTACTATGGATGAGGTGGCTGCAGCTAACGGCATCTCTAAGAGGACACTATATGAGCACTTTAAGGATAAGACAAATCTGCTGGAGGAGTGCCTTCTTATGATGGAGGAGAAGATGAAAGAGGTGGGAGAGAAAGCATTCAGCGGATCAAGGAGTATATTGGAGCTTGTCTGTATTGAACATGAGAGTCAGACAGATATAATGATTAATATGCGAATAAGATTCTTTGACGAGTTAAAAAAATACTACCCTGAGCTCTATAATAAAATGTATGTGAGATTTACAGATTACCACAAAATAACAACAACTAAATTTCTTGAGAGGGGCCAGGAAGAGGGAATCTTTCTCAAAAATATTGATATGGAGCTTGTGGGCAAGATGGTATTTCAGATTGCAAGCATGATACAAGATTCTGAAATTTTTTCACTTGCAAATCATTCAAGAAAACAGCTTTTTAGAGAATCTATGGTTATGTACTTCAGGGGAATATCCACTGAAGAGGGAATTAAAATGATTGACAAATATTTAAATATAAAAGAATGA